In the Kitasatospora terrestris genome, one interval contains:
- a CDS encoding gas vesicle structural protein GvpA: MTVVPQGGGGSAVAGGKGSGTLYDVVELILDRGLVIDVFVRVSLVGIEILKIDARIVVASVDTYLRFAEACNRLDLESGRKAPTQLPELVGEMTEGGARGKSKGALTGAVEAVTDTIRQHTQDTEEEPEPAERRERSRPTRRTRPREE; this comes from the coding sequence GTGACGGTCGTACCACAGGGCGGCGGTGGCAGTGCAGTGGCAGGAGGCAAGGGCTCGGGCACGTTGTACGACGTCGTCGAGCTGATCCTCGACCGGGGACTGGTCATCGACGTGTTCGTGCGGGTGTCCCTCGTGGGCATCGAGATCCTCAAGATCGACGCGCGCATCGTCGTGGCGAGCGTGGACACGTATCTGCGTTTCGCGGAGGCGTGCAACCGACTGGATCTGGAATCAGGCCGCAAGGCGCCCACCCAGTTGCCGGAATTGGTCGGCGAAATGACCGAAGGGGGCGCCCGGGGAAAGAGCAAGGGAGCCCTCACCGGCGCGGTGGAAGCGGTGACGGACACCATCCGCCAACACACACAGGACACGGAGGAAGAGCCGGAGCCGGCCGAAAGGCGCGAGAGGTCGCGGCCGACGCGCCGCACGCGCCCCCGGGAGGAGTGA
- a CDS encoding GvpL/GvpF family gas vesicle protein: MAVYVYAIIAAHHPARTDDLTGVGDPPEELSTIGDSDLTAIVSPAPEGLRARRRDVMAHQNVLERLMADGPVLPLRFGTVASEPQEVQEILEERGDFYRERLQALTGCAEYLLKASFDEDFMIRQVLRESAEAQRLNEESRRTGDPNVKVRLGEIIVKELQARGESAAAEVREAMRPLAREIHENDLHGDDFVSVSFLVEETRRKDFLAAEAELAEQWGEGYDFRLHGPLPPYSFV; this comes from the coding sequence ATGGCCGTCTACGTCTACGCGATCATCGCCGCCCATCACCCGGCGCGCACGGACGACCTCACCGGGGTCGGCGATCCTCCCGAGGAGCTCTCCACCATCGGCGATTCCGACCTGACGGCGATCGTCAGCCCGGCACCCGAAGGACTGCGGGCCCGCCGGCGCGATGTCATGGCCCACCAGAACGTGCTCGAACGGCTGATGGCCGACGGTCCTGTGCTCCCGCTCAGGTTCGGCACGGTGGCTTCCGAACCCCAGGAGGTCCAGGAAATCCTCGAAGAGCGCGGCGACTTCTACCGGGAGCGGCTGCAGGCCCTGACGGGATGCGCGGAGTACTTGCTCAAAGCGTCGTTCGACGAAGACTTCATGATCCGACAGGTGCTCCGCGAATCCGCCGAGGCGCAGCGGCTGAACGAGGAGAGCCGGCGCACCGGTGATCCCAACGTGAAGGTGCGGCTCGGTGAAATCATCGTGAAGGAGCTCCAGGCGCGCGGCGAGTCCGCGGCTGCCGAGGTTCGCGAGGCGATGCGGCCGCTGGCGCGCGAGATCCACGAGAACGATCTTCACGGGGATGACTTCGTCAGCGTTTCCTTCCTGGTGGAGGAGACTCGCCGCAAGGATTTCCTCGCCGCGGAAGCGGAACTGGCCGAACAGTGGGGCGAGGGGTACGACTTCCGGTTGCACGGTCCCCTGCCTCCCTACAGTTTCGTCTAG
- a CDS encoding gas vesicle protein GvpG gives MGLITGLLTLPLAPVRGVAWVVGQVADAAERQYYDPAPVEEALKSLEQELIAGRISQEEFDRREDDLLDELDEIHRFWAQKQA, from the coding sequence ATGGGGCTGATCACGGGCCTGCTGACGCTGCCGCTGGCTCCTGTGCGCGGAGTCGCCTGGGTGGTCGGACAGGTCGCGGACGCCGCCGAACGCCAGTACTACGACCCGGCTCCGGTCGAGGAGGCGCTCAAGTCCCTCGAACAGGAGCTGATCGCCGGACGCATCAGCCAGGAAGAGTTCGATCGCCGCGAGGACGACCTGCTGGACGAACTCGACGAGATCCACCGGTTCTGGGCTCAGAAGCAAGCCTGA
- a CDS encoding YihY/virulence factor BrkB family protein: protein MEFTHRHEDDSRRREPEQAASGEEVEARAPDSPTDVSGRGWFAVLKRTGKEFLDDELPDRAAALTYYGVLAIFPALLLLVSVLGLVGASATSQVLDNLQKLAPGAAQDILRTAVTQLQGSRGTGGLLAVVGLLGALWSASGYIAAFIRASNAVYDIREGRPAWKVTPLRLGLTVLMMVMLAASALIVVFTGPLAKRMGDLLGLGDTALKVWSIAKWPVLVLLVVLMIALLYWAAPNVRGRGFRWVSPGSLLAVVLWLLLSGGFALYVANFGSYNKTYGTLAGVIIFLVWLWLSNLAILLGLEFDAELSRERAIEGGMPPAEEPYVPPRDTRKWPDDTDNGNGP, encoded by the coding sequence ATGGAATTCACCCACAGGCACGAGGACGACTCCCGCAGGAGGGAGCCCGAGCAGGCGGCGTCGGGCGAGGAGGTGGAGGCCCGGGCGCCCGACAGCCCCACCGACGTGTCCGGCCGGGGTTGGTTCGCAGTGCTCAAGCGCACCGGCAAGGAGTTCCTGGACGACGAACTGCCCGACCGGGCGGCCGCGCTCACCTACTACGGAGTGCTGGCGATCTTCCCCGCCCTGCTGCTGCTGGTCTCGGTGCTCGGCCTGGTCGGCGCCTCCGCCACCAGCCAGGTCCTGGACAACCTGCAGAAGCTCGCCCCCGGTGCCGCCCAGGACATCCTGCGGACCGCAGTCACCCAGCTCCAGGGCAGCCGTGGCACCGGCGGTCTGCTGGCGGTGGTGGGCCTGCTGGGCGCCCTGTGGTCGGCGTCCGGGTACATCGCGGCGTTCATCCGCGCGTCCAACGCCGTGTACGACATCCGTGAGGGCAGGCCGGCGTGGAAGGTCACGCCGCTGCGGCTGGGGCTGACCGTCCTGATGATGGTCATGCTCGCGGCGAGCGCCCTGATCGTGGTGTTCACCGGGCCTCTCGCCAAGCGGATGGGGGACCTGCTGGGGCTGGGCGACACCGCCCTGAAGGTGTGGTCCATCGCCAAGTGGCCGGTCCTGGTGCTCTTGGTGGTACTCATGATCGCGCTGCTGTACTGGGCCGCGCCGAACGTGCGCGGACGGGGCTTTCGCTGGGTCTCGCCGGGCAGCCTGCTCGCCGTCGTCCTGTGGCTGCTGCTCTCCGGCGGCTTCGCCCTGTACGTGGCGAACTTCGGCTCCTACAACAAGACGTACGGCACCCTGGCCGGCGTGATCATCTTTTTGGTCTGGCTGTGGTTGTCCAACCTGGCGATCCTGCTGGGCCTGGAGTTCGACGCCGAGCTGTCCCGCGAACGCGCCATCGAAGGCGGGATGCCGCCCGCCGAAGAGCCCTACGTCCCACCCCGCGACACCCGCAAATGGCCGGACGACACCGACAACGGGAACGGACCGTGA
- a CDS encoding MFS transporter, with protein MSLTRALIDLRPLRTSRLFRWLLFGRTVSTLGSFMTVVTVMFQVWDSTRSPVWSGAVGLAQALPMIGVGLFAGAWVDRADRRRIYLLGNAGQAACSLLLAVQGFVGHVPVVVVLALVALQASFGALGAPAAGVFVPRLLPKDQVAAGVALNQASGQAMMLVGPAVAGVVLGWWGVGVCYLLDAASFGVSFACAFGLPALPPVGGASRAGLGGVVDGLRFLTRHRAVRGALLTDLAATVLSMPLSLFPLVNAERIGGNPRTLGLFLSALAVGGIVATAFSGPVTRFGRPGPVMLAASAVWGGALAAFGLTHGVWSSLLLLAVAGGADALAVLARTTIVQTCTPDALLGRVTAAETVVGQAGPQLGNLRAGAVAAWGGAAAALVSGGLLCLAAVGAVAASTPEFRRGAADANGVGAVDAAGAREGGRAASAAG; from the coding sequence GTGAGCCTCACCCGCGCGTTGATCGATCTGCGGCCGCTGCGGACCTCCCGCCTGTTCCGGTGGTTGCTGTTCGGCCGGACGGTCTCCACCCTGGGCAGCTTCATGACCGTGGTGACCGTGATGTTCCAGGTCTGGGACAGCACCCGCAGCCCGGTGTGGAGCGGGGCGGTCGGGCTGGCGCAGGCGCTGCCGATGATCGGGGTCGGCCTGTTCGCGGGGGCCTGGGTGGACCGGGCCGACCGGCGCCGGATCTACCTGCTGGGGAACGCGGGGCAGGCGGCCTGCTCGCTGCTGCTGGCGGTCCAGGGCTTCGTCGGGCACGTGCCGGTGGTCGTGGTCCTGGCGCTGGTCGCGCTACAGGCGTCCTTCGGCGCGCTGGGCGCTCCGGCGGCGGGGGTGTTCGTGCCGCGCCTGCTGCCGAAGGACCAGGTCGCTGCGGGCGTGGCGCTGAACCAGGCGTCGGGGCAGGCGATGATGCTGGTCGGCCCGGCGGTGGCGGGCGTGGTCCTCGGCTGGTGGGGCGTCGGGGTGTGCTACCTGCTGGACGCGGCGAGTTTCGGCGTCTCCTTCGCGTGCGCCTTCGGACTGCCGGCGCTGCCGCCGGTCGGCGGTGCGTCGCGGGCGGGTCTTGGCGGGGTGGTGGACGGGCTCCGGTTCCTCACCCGCCACCGGGCGGTGCGCGGCGCGCTGCTGACCGACCTGGCGGCGACGGTGCTGTCCATGCCGCTGTCGCTCTTCCCCTTGGTGAACGCCGAACGCATCGGCGGAAACCCGCGCACCCTGGGGTTGTTCCTGTCCGCGCTGGCGGTGGGAGGGATCGTGGCGACGGCGTTCTCGGGGCCGGTGACACGGTTCGGCCGCCCGGGTCCGGTGATGCTGGCCGCTTCGGCAGTCTGGGGCGGCGCGCTGGCGGCCTTCGGCCTGACCCACGGGGTGTGGTCGAGTCTGCTCCTGCTGGCCGTGGCCGGCGGTGCGGACGCGCTGGCGGTGCTCGCCCGGACCACGATCGTGCAGACCTGCACCCCGGACGCGTTGCTCGGCCGGGTCACGGCGGCGGAGACCGTCGTCGGTCAGGCCGGGCCGCAGCTCGGCAACCTGCGCGCGGGCGCCGTCGCGGCATGGGGCGGGGCCGCCGCCGCGCTGGTGAGCGGCGGTCTGCTGTGTCTGGCGGCGGTGGGCGCGGTCGCCGCCTCGACCCCGGAGTTCCGCCGCGGCGCGGCGGACGCGAATGGCGTGGGTGCCGTGGACGCCGCGGGTGCCAGGGAGGGTGGGCGAGCGGCAAGCGCGGCGGGGTAG
- a CDS encoding DUF2945 domain-containing protein encodes MSKRQRRDKNLSKGDDVSWRSHGQTVQGKVEGKITSRTSAAGRTVDASPDDPQYRVRSDKTGRTAVHRPESLDHRGSRS; translated from the coding sequence ATGAGCAAGAGGCAGCGACGCGACAAGAACCTCAGCAAAGGCGATGACGTGTCCTGGCGGAGCCACGGACAGACAGTGCAGGGAAAGGTCGAAGGGAAGATCACCTCCCGTACGTCGGCCGCCGGACGGACGGTCGACGCCTCGCCGGACGACCCGCAGTACCGGGTCCGCAGTGACAAGACCGGACGCACCGCCGTCCACCGGCCCGAATCCCTCGACCACCGGGGCAGTCGATCATGA
- a CDS encoding DUF3140 domain-containing protein: protein MTSVAKDTSRTLADFRRLVNLTPSQLDSWLQGDTSRKAGQHKHGGESTGHASGRRIVRILNTAKADLTDDDLAHMRKVTGYIKRHLAQRPDGDIRESTWRYSLMNWGHDPLKD from the coding sequence ATGACCAGCGTCGCCAAGGACACGTCACGCACGCTGGCGGACTTCCGTCGACTGGTCAATCTGACCCCCTCACAGCTCGACTCCTGGCTGCAGGGCGACACGTCCAGGAAGGCCGGCCAGCACAAGCACGGTGGCGAGAGCACCGGCCATGCGTCCGGGCGGCGCATCGTCCGCATCCTCAACACCGCGAAAGCCGACCTCACCGACGACGATCTCGCCCACATGCGGAAAGTCACCGGCTACATCAAACGCCACCTCGCGCAGCGCCCGGACGGCGACATCCGGGAGAGCACCTGGCGGTACTCGCTGATGAACTGGGGACACGACCCTCTCAAGGACTGA
- a CDS encoding STAS domain-containing protein, which yields MSAATPVTALALSVSCVARDELAVLTVTGELDVATGPLLYVHLSNQLAHGRRHLVLDLGGVPFMDSSGLNVIIRAVRATRAEEGSLTLVGLTPQVDQLFRLTGIGLTQQVHPDVESAVASLGLEMPHPVTED from the coding sequence ATGTCCGCAGCCACTCCTGTCACCGCGCTCGCGCTGAGCGTTTCCTGTGTCGCCCGGGACGAGCTGGCCGTGCTCACGGTCACCGGCGAGCTGGACGTCGCGACCGGCCCGCTGCTGTACGTGCACCTCTCCAACCAGTTGGCGCACGGCCGCCGCCACCTCGTCCTGGACCTGGGCGGCGTGCCGTTCATGGACTCCTCCGGTCTGAACGTCATCATCCGGGCGGTACGCGCCACCAGGGCCGAGGAGGGCAGCCTGACCCTCGTGGGGCTGACGCCGCAGGTCGACCAGCTGTTCCGCCTCACGGGGATCGGTCTGACCCAGCAGGTCCACCCGGACGTCGAGTCCGCGGTGGCTTCCCTCGGGCTCGAGATGCCCCACCCCGTCACCGAAGACTGA
- a CDS encoding ATP-binding cassette domain-containing protein yields MFEGVDLDVPAGGLLVAHGPAGSGRTALLLTLAGRMRPSSGVVRVDAGRAAGRIRARQAVAVARAEPAVGLEVRLRVRELVAERRWLEQGATPRRIVEAARLVGLRHLRGRALAEDLAPLEALQLAVALAFAARPAGLVVDGVDDGLPDADRHRAWQGLEAVRACGCTVLASALQPPADAGPDTVLLSLPARSADRLPAAPPARSADHRPTTCPTARPSGKGAAA; encoded by the coding sequence GTGTTCGAGGGCGTCGACCTGGACGTCCCGGCAGGCGGGCTGCTCGTGGCCCACGGCCCGGCCGGATCGGGTCGGACCGCCCTGCTGCTGACCCTGGCCGGCCGGATGCGGCCCAGCTCGGGAGTCGTCCGGGTCGACGCCGGCCGGGCGGCCGGACGCATCCGGGCCCGGCAAGCCGTGGCGGTGGCTCGCGCGGAACCGGCGGTGGGCCTGGAGGTCCGGCTGCGCGTGCGCGAACTGGTCGCCGAGCGGCGCTGGCTCGAACAGGGGGCCACGCCGCGCAGGATCGTCGAGGCGGCCCGACTGGTCGGCCTGCGCCACCTGCGCGGCAGGGCCCTGGCGGAGGATCTCGCCCCGCTGGAGGCGCTGCAGCTCGCCGTGGCGCTCGCCTTCGCGGCCCGGCCGGCGGGACTGGTGGTGGACGGGGTGGACGACGGCCTGCCGGACGCCGATCGCCACCGGGCGTGGCAGGGGCTCGAAGCCGTCCGCGCATGCGGCTGCACCGTACTGGCGTCGGCCCTCCAGCCGCCCGCGGACGCCGGACCGGACACGGTCCTGCTCTCCCTGCCCGCCCGCAGTGCGGACCGGCTCCCGGCCGCCCCGCCCGCGCGCAGCGCAGATCACCGCCCGACCACCTGCCCGACCGCCCGGCCGTCCGGCAAGGGGGCCGCCGCGTGA
- a CDS encoding YhgE/Pip domain-containing protein, whose protein sequence is MTALRLALLELLRFRGPLRRFVPLLLCLVPLLYGAMYLWANWDPYGKTGRIPVAVVDLDRPAVTSQGQSLRAGEQVVQQLKASGTFGWRFVDQATAAAGLRSGRYAFTIEIPADFSSRLATGADPRPERAGIRMELNDANNYIAGVMTEVVQSKLEAQIDSATHAAYVRGLYGELSTVRDQLRVASDGAHRLADATTTARQAGTTFASAAADAHTGSSQLATGADQISQAVHRIDSAADRLNNTVSSQLPSLADVLSDAAGLAAAGTDAVHDGTSQVRHGTAAAVTDLQRFADRHPELARDAAFQLALRDAQSADAAAGRIDDRATTAAADAHRARQSAQNLRQESGALQQQTAALQAPLRLVDAGAQSIATGTGTLTRGLATLQQGADVLNSAADQARGGAADLSRTVDDQLNRIPVLDAQQVDHAAEVLGSPVHIDRHNLHPAGVYGRGLAPFFIGIALWVFGLFAYLLLRPVNRRALAGRTGTVGLAVAGWLPAAALGTVAALVLYGVVDLTLGLDPVHPVATAALVVLAAGSFVAVDHLLRTALGVAGDALSVVLLILQLTASGGLYPMATAPAFFQALHPLLPMTYLVDGLRVTVSGGLVSHLVRDAAVLGGFGLVCLALSALVIRRQRLWTVARLHPDIQL, encoded by the coding sequence GTGACCGCCCTGCGACTGGCCCTCCTCGAACTGCTCCGCTTCCGTGGGCCGCTGCGACGGTTCGTCCCGCTGCTGCTCTGCCTGGTCCCGCTGCTCTACGGCGCCATGTACCTGTGGGCCAACTGGGATCCGTACGGCAAGACCGGCCGGATCCCGGTCGCCGTGGTCGACCTGGACCGCCCCGCCGTCACCTCGCAGGGCCAGTCCCTCCGGGCGGGCGAGCAGGTGGTCCAGCAGCTCAAGGCGTCCGGCACCTTCGGCTGGCGGTTCGTGGACCAGGCCACGGCCGCCGCCGGGCTGCGCAGCGGCCGCTACGCCTTCACCATCGAGATCCCCGCCGACTTCAGCAGCCGCCTGGCCACCGGAGCCGACCCCCGGCCCGAACGGGCCGGGATCCGGATGGAGCTCAACGACGCCAACAACTACATCGCCGGCGTGATGACGGAGGTCGTCCAGTCCAAGCTGGAGGCGCAGATCGACTCCGCGACCCACGCGGCCTACGTACGCGGCCTCTATGGCGAACTCTCCACCGTCCGTGACCAGTTGCGGGTGGCCTCGGACGGTGCACACCGGCTGGCCGATGCCACCACCACCGCCCGGCAGGCCGGCACCACCTTCGCCTCCGCCGCCGCCGACGCCCACACCGGCTCGTCCCAACTGGCCACCGGGGCCGACCAGATCAGTCAGGCGGTGCACCGGATCGACTCGGCCGCCGACCGGCTGAACAACACCGTGAGCAGTCAGCTCCCGTCGCTGGCAGACGTCCTGTCCGACGCCGCGGGCCTGGCTGCAGCGGGCACGGACGCGGTGCACGACGGCACCTCCCAGGTCCGCCACGGCACGGCCGCAGCCGTCACCGACCTCCAGCGGTTCGCCGACCGCCACCCGGAGCTGGCCCGGGACGCGGCCTTCCAACTGGCGCTGCGCGACGCGCAGTCGGCGGACGCCGCAGCCGGACGGATCGACGACCGGGCCACCACCGCGGCCGCCGACGCGCACCGCGCCCGGCAGAGTGCGCAGAACCTCCGACAGGAGTCCGGGGCACTGCAGCAGCAGACGGCCGCCCTGCAAGCTCCGTTGCGGCTGGTCGACGCGGGGGCGCAGTCGATCGCCACCGGCACCGGAACGCTCACCCGGGGGCTCGCCACTCTTCAACAGGGAGCGGACGTCTTGAACAGCGCTGCCGACCAGGCCCGGGGCGGCGCCGCGGACCTCTCCCGCACGGTGGACGACCAGCTGAACCGGATCCCGGTGCTGGACGCCCAGCAGGTGGACCACGCCGCCGAGGTGCTCGGCTCGCCCGTGCACATCGACCGGCACAACCTCCACCCCGCCGGGGTGTACGGCCGCGGCCTCGCACCGTTCTTCATCGGCATCGCCCTGTGGGTTTTCGGCCTCTTCGCCTACCTCCTGCTACGACCGGTCAACCGCCGGGCCCTGGCCGGGCGCACGGGCACGGTCGGCCTCGCGGTGGCCGGCTGGCTGCCGGCCGCAGCCCTGGGCACGGTGGCGGCCCTGGTCCTCTACGGCGTGGTCGACCTGACCCTCGGCCTCGACCCGGTCCACCCGGTGGCCACCGCGGCCCTGGTGGTGCTGGCCGCCGGGTCGTTCGTGGCGGTCGACCACCTCCTGCGGACCGCCCTGGGAGTGGCCGGCGACGCGCTGTCGGTGGTGCTGCTGATCCTCCAGCTCACCGCCTCGGGAGGCCTGTACCCGATGGCCACCGCTCCCGCGTTCTTCCAGGCGCTGCACCCGCTGCTGCCCATGACCTACCTGGTCGACGGCTTGCGGGTGACCGTCTCCGGCGGCCTCGTGAGCCACCTGGTCCGTGATGCCGCGGTGCTGGGCGGTTTCGGCCTGGTGTGCCTCGCGCTGTCAGCACTGGTCATCCGCCGGCAGCGGCTGTGGACCGTGGCCCGGCTGCACCCGGACATCCAGCTTTGA
- a CDS encoding DedA family protein produces MNTLTGLIGHVPAPAAYTILAVAVLAESVLLLGAFIPTLALLLASGALARTGDLNLVLVIATAAGAVVAGDALGHRTGHLLGSRLRTGRLGRRIPAPAWQRAQTLMARRGGQAVLLSRFVPVVRTLTPHLAGAIRLPYRRIAPYSLLAALLWAGTEATAGYAAATSFQHVITYGGPALAAAAAVTATVALAAHKVRHRRRARPADRENPPAPTTAAVLHT; encoded by the coding sequence GTGAACACGCTGACCGGACTGATCGGCCACGTCCCCGCTCCGGCCGCCTACACGATCCTGGCCGTCGCGGTGCTGGCCGAGTCCGTGCTGCTGCTCGGCGCGTTCATCCCGACCCTGGCCCTCCTGCTGGCCTCCGGCGCCTTGGCCCGCACCGGTGACCTGAACCTCGTCCTGGTCATCGCCACCGCCGCAGGCGCGGTCGTGGCCGGTGACGCACTCGGCCACCGTACCGGGCACCTCCTGGGCAGCCGCCTGCGCACCGGCCGCCTCGGCCGCCGCATCCCCGCCCCCGCCTGGCAACGGGCCCAGACGCTCATGGCCCGGCGCGGCGGCCAGGCCGTCCTCCTCTCCCGTTTCGTCCCCGTCGTACGAACCCTCACCCCGCACCTGGCGGGGGCGATCCGCCTGCCCTACCGGCGCATCGCCCCCTACAGCCTGCTTGCAGCCCTCTTGTGGGCCGGCACGGAAGCCACCGCCGGATACGCCGCGGCCACCTCGTTCCAGCACGTCATCACCTACGGCGGCCCGGCCCTCGCCGCCGCAGCAGCAGTGACCGCCACCGTCGCACTGGCCGCGCACAAGGTCCGACACCGCAGGCGGGCCCGCCCGGCCGACCGCGAGAATCCCCCCGCGCCCACCACCGCGGCCGTCCTGCACACCTGA
- a CDS encoding class I SAM-dependent methyltransferase → MDNWTTSHDRVLAQRNSEGWTFLIEAVRDLRTTGAVAPSSKALARLLTDPVQQHGPHPLNVLEAGAGTGSVTRTLVPRLSPGSRLDIVEANARFASRLRHLVRTHPQLAGENERVRVHHARVEQLDTGRPYDVIVSGLPFTNFTPAQVETVMNRYMQLLHPGGTLTYFAYRGTRYARVLTSSRAEVRRHRAVEEVLAGYQRRYATGCWTVWGNLPPADVWQLRRPLHPSAPAVRGITAGAAR, encoded by the coding sequence ATGGACAACTGGACCACCTCGCACGACCGCGTCCTCGCACAGCGCAACTCCGAGGGCTGGACGTTCCTCATCGAAGCCGTCCGCGACCTGCGCACCACCGGAGCCGTCGCTCCCAGCAGCAAGGCGCTCGCCCGCCTGCTCACCGACCCGGTCCAGCAGCACGGGCCGCACCCCCTGAACGTCCTGGAGGCGGGCGCGGGCACCGGCTCGGTCACCCGCACCCTGGTTCCCCGCCTCTCCCCGGGCAGTCGACTGGACATCGTCGAGGCCAATGCCCGCTTCGCCTCCCGGCTGCGCCACCTCGTCCGCACCCATCCGCAACTGGCCGGCGAGAACGAACGGGTCCGCGTCCACCACGCCCGCGTCGAACAGCTCGACACCGGGCGCCCCTACGACGTCATCGTCTCCGGCCTGCCGTTCACCAACTTCACCCCCGCCCAGGTCGAGACGGTCATGAACCGGTACATGCAACTGCTCCACCCCGGCGGCACCCTCACCTACTTCGCCTACCGCGGCACCCGCTACGCCCGCGTCCTGACCTCCTCCCGCGCCGAGGTCCGCCGTCACCGGGCCGTCGAAGAAGTCCTCGCCGGCTACCAGCGCCGGTACGCCACCGGCTGCTGGACCGTGTGGGGCAACCTGCCCCCGGCCGACGTCTGGCAACTGCGCCGCCCGCTTCACCCGTCCGCGCCCGCAGTGCGGGGCATCACGGCGGGAGCGGCCCGGTGA
- a CDS encoding sensor histidine kinase, producing the protein MERERSRRWARYGRYALVVVLTLGAVQNGAASGGGPYVTVRSGALVACGLALLWGRGVWWLAPALTTVTTGVWGWPGLPLFLVALFDLADRRRLRAALVCSVLALAGNAVLHPATSLWVPQQYGSTLFLLLAVIGGLWMGNRRRLVQALHAQVEHLRTERELREQAVRLAERSAIAAEMHDVLAHRLSLIALHTGILATRRDTLPGPVVERLGLLRTASTDALTDLRDVLGALRTTEPVPAAEPPAPVLRDVEEMIEQARSAGQVIRVTVEGSPAQAPAAHRLAVYRLVQEALTNARKHAPGAPVGVRITYAPPATVVEVTNPPGTDLTGAGPVASGFGLIGLRERVEALGGHLDAGPGGAGTWRLAARIPHPVTEENGPRT; encoded by the coding sequence GTGGAACGGGAACGAAGCCGCAGATGGGCCAGGTACGGGCGCTACGCGCTGGTGGTGGTGCTGACCTTGGGTGCTGTTCAGAACGGGGCGGCGTCCGGTGGTGGCCCGTACGTCACCGTCCGCAGCGGGGCGCTGGTGGCGTGCGGGCTGGCCCTGCTGTGGGGCCGGGGGGTGTGGTGGCTCGCTCCGGCCCTGACCACGGTGACCACGGGCGTGTGGGGGTGGCCCGGGCTGCCGTTGTTCCTGGTCGCCCTGTTCGATCTCGCCGACCGGCGGCGCCTGCGCGCGGCCCTGGTCTGCTCGGTCCTGGCGCTTGCCGGCAATGCCGTCCTGCACCCGGCCACGTCCCTGTGGGTCCCGCAGCAGTACGGCTCGACGCTCTTCCTGCTGCTGGCCGTGATCGGCGGGCTGTGGATGGGGAACCGGCGCCGCCTGGTCCAGGCGCTGCACGCCCAGGTGGAGCATTTGCGGACCGAGCGGGAACTGCGGGAACAGGCCGTACGGCTGGCGGAGCGTTCCGCTATCGCGGCGGAGATGCACGATGTCCTCGCCCACCGGCTCAGCCTGATCGCCCTGCACACCGGGATCCTGGCCACCAGGAGGGACACGCTGCCCGGACCCGTCGTCGAACGCCTCGGCCTGCTGCGCACCGCCTCGACCGACGCCCTGACCGACCTGCGGGACGTGCTCGGCGCCCTGCGCACCACCGAGCCGGTCCCTGCCGCGGAGCCGCCCGCACCTGTCCTGCGCGACGTCGAAGAGATGATCGAGCAGGCTCGGTCGGCCGGGCAGGTGATCCGCGTGACCGTGGAGGGCAGCCCTGCGCAGGCGCCCGCTGCGCACCGGCTGGCCGTCTACCGGCTCGTCCAGGAGGCACTGACCAATGCCCGCAAGCACGCCCCCGGCGCACCGGTCGGCGTCCGCATCACTTACGCGCCGCCCGCCACCGTGGTCGAGGTCACCAACCCGCCCGGTACCGACCTGACCGGGGCCGGGCCCGTCGCCTCCGGCTTCGGCCTGATCGGCTTGCGCGAGCGGGTCGAAGCACTCGGCGGGCACCTGGACGCCGGGCCCGGCGGCGCCGGCACCTGGCGTCTGGCCGCCCGGATCCCCCACCCCGTCACCGAAGAGAACGGTCCCCGTACGTGA
- a CDS encoding response regulator transcription factor — MIRAMIVDDDALVRLGLTDLLDGDDTISVVAQATDGLHAIEQATAHRIDVALVDVRMPRMDGITAIKGLRALPHPPKVITLTTFDLDEYVYDALAAGADGFLLKDTDPAEILRAVHLVAAGSAMLHPAAARRLIDRYHHTSRPRAVQARARIDDLTPRERDVLALLAQGDTNAEVARALGMQESTVKSHVSRILTALGVTNRVQAALLARDAGLAR, encoded by the coding sequence GTGATCCGCGCCATGATCGTCGACGACGACGCCCTCGTCCGCCTCGGACTGACCGACCTCCTCGACGGCGACGACACCATCAGTGTCGTCGCCCAGGCCACCGACGGCCTCCACGCCATCGAGCAGGCAACCGCCCACCGGATCGACGTCGCCCTGGTCGACGTCCGCATGCCCCGCATGGACGGCATCACCGCCATCAAGGGCCTGCGCGCACTGCCGCACCCACCGAAGGTCATCACCCTGACCACCTTCGACCTCGACGAGTACGTCTACGACGCGCTGGCCGCCGGAGCCGACGGGTTCCTCCTCAAGGACACCGACCCGGCCGAAATCCTGCGCGCCGTCCACCTCGTCGCCGCCGGCTCCGCCATGCTCCACCCCGCCGCCGCCCGCCGCCTCATCGACCGCTACCACCACACGAGCCGTCCCCGGGCTGTCCAGGCGCGGGCCCGCATCGACGACCTGACTCCACGCGAGAGGGACGTCCTGGCCCTGCTCGCCCAGGGGGACACCAACGCCGAGGTCGCCAGAGCCCTCGGGATGCAGGAGAGCACGGTGAAATCCCACGTCAGCCGCATCCTGACCGCCCTGGGCGTCACCAACCGCGTCCAGGCCGCGCTCCTGGCCCGCGACGCGGGCCTCGCACGCTGA